A single genomic interval of Primulina huaijiensis isolate GDHJ02 chromosome 7, ASM1229523v2, whole genome shotgun sequence harbors:
- the LOC140980138 gene encoding uncharacterized protein isoform X4, translating into MGGENFLPPFSSTEDESSVGQDFSRVSLKSDCSSGEEGLNADRLNGESGLHFEEFSEVGYRNFSERQRCKAYADVLRSYEDLRSRLERFEEAKLKILSYTPGSWVENAGGMCLKDYSIPKITSLLLIGPKGSGKSSLVNKISGVLENSVFASERAQASYGTYFLHEYIIPAGFGSFCLYDSRSLSDDSSENANVLEGWMTKGVHHGELVTRKSDSLYVKAQLKFKARQSCRGQVRAINFVIFVVDGISILEAMGSSDGTNNGYTHMTDTTFNNPFLSFKDDKPVVVITHGDLLSLSDRAKIRVHLGELLGVSPTKQIFDIPDDKDPATALTIIDMLHYCLDRADRNLPSNDLYMSKMYNTSLSVARRVLLVVLVMAILLQVLVSIIGGATKTKTTTPTSSKLDVDWHKIRYLWLGDDY; encoded by the exons ATGGGTGGCGAAAATTTTCTACCTCCCTTTTCTTCAACTG AGGACGAGTCATCGGTTGGCCAGGATTTCTCCCGTGTATCCCTTAAATCCGATTGTTCAAG TGGAGAGGAGGGTTTGAATGCTGATCGATTGAATGGGGAGAGCGGGTTGCATTTTGAGGAATTTTCTGAAGTGGGTTATCGGAATTTTTCGGAGAGGCAGAGATGCAAGGCCTACGCAGATGTTTTGAGGAGTTATGAGGATTTACGTAGCCGTTTGGAGAGATTTGAAGAGGCTAAACTCAAAATTTTGAG CTACACCCCAGGTTCGTGGGTTGAAAATGCAGGTGGCATGTGCTTGAAGGATTACAGCATCCCAAAAATCACGTCACTCTTGTTAATAGGACCAAAGGGTTCTGGAAAGAGCAGTCTTGTCAACAAAATTTCTGGTGTTCTTGAGAATAGTGTTTTTGCATCAGAACGCGCACAAGCATCTT ATGGAACCTATTTCCTCCATGAATACATTATCCCGGCTGGTTTTGGTTCGTTTTGCTTGTATGATTCTCGTAGTTTGTCTGATGATTCATCTGAAAACGCGAATGTGTTAGAGGGTTGGATGACCAAGGGTGTCCATCATGGAGAACTTGTGACGAG gAAATCTGATAGTTTGTATGTAAAAGCTCAATTGAAGTTTAAGGCTCGACAGAGTTGTCGTGGTCAAGTCAGAGCAATTAACTTCGTCATATTTGTTGTTGATGGGATTTCCATTTTAGAAGCAATGGGGAGTAGTGATGGAACTAATAATGGGTACACTCATATGACAGATACGACTTTCAACAACCCATTCTTGTCATTCAAAG ATGACAAGCCTGTTGTAGTAATCACACACGGAGATTTACTCTCACTTTCTGATCGTGCGAAAATAAGAGTTCATTTAGGAGAGTTGTTGGGCGTCTCTCCAACAAAACAAATTTTCGACATCCCAG ATGACAAGGATCCAGCCACCGCCTTGACAATAATCGATATGCTACATTATTGCCTTGACCGTGCCGATAGAAATCTTCCTAGCAATGATCTGTACATGAGCAAG ATGTATAATACGTCTTTGTCAGTTGCACGTCGGGTTCTGTTGGTGGTTCTGGTGATGGCCATTCTACTTCAGGTTCTTGTTTCCATTATAGGTGGTGCTACTAAAACCAAAACGACCACTCCCACTTCGTCGAAGCTTGATGTGGACTGGCATAAAATTCGATATTTATGGCTGGGAGATGACTACTAG
- the LOC140980138 gene encoding uncharacterized protein isoform X2 encodes MGGENFLPPFSSTEDESSVGQDFSRVSLKSDCSSGEEGLNADRLNGESGLHFEEFSEVGYRNFSERQRCKAYADVLRSYEDLRSRLERFEEAKLKILSYTPGSWVENAGGMCLKDYSIPKITSLLLIGPKGSGKSSLVNKISGVLENSVFASERAQASYNSSRADGTYFLHEYIIPAGFGSFCLYDSRSLSDDSSENANVLEGWMTKGVHHGELVTRKSDSLYVKAQLKFKARQSCRGQVRAINFVIFVVDGISILEAMGSSDGTNNGYTHMTDTTFNNPFLSFKDDKPVVVITHGDLLSLSDRAKIRVHLGELLGVSPTKQIFDIPDDKDPATALTIIDMLHYCLDRADRNLPSNDLYMSKMYNTSLSVARRVLLVVLVMAILLQVLVSIIGGATKTKTTTPTSSKLDVDWHKIRYLWLGDDY; translated from the exons ATGGGTGGCGAAAATTTTCTACCTCCCTTTTCTTCAACTG AGGACGAGTCATCGGTTGGCCAGGATTTCTCCCGTGTATCCCTTAAATCCGATTGTTCAAG TGGAGAGGAGGGTTTGAATGCTGATCGATTGAATGGGGAGAGCGGGTTGCATTTTGAGGAATTTTCTGAAGTGGGTTATCGGAATTTTTCGGAGAGGCAGAGATGCAAGGCCTACGCAGATGTTTTGAGGAGTTATGAGGATTTACGTAGCCGTTTGGAGAGATTTGAAGAGGCTAAACTCAAAATTTTGAG CTACACCCCAGGTTCGTGGGTTGAAAATGCAGGTGGCATGTGCTTGAAGGATTACAGCATCCCAAAAATCACGTCACTCTTGTTAATAGGACCAAAGGGTTCTGGAAAGAGCAGTCTTGTCAACAAAATTTCTGGTGTTCTTGAGAATAGTGTTTTTGCATCAGAACGCGCACAAGCATCTT ATAATTCTTCTAGGGCAGATGGAACCTATTTCCTCCATGAATACATTATCCCGGCTGGTTTTGGTTCGTTTTGCTTGTATGATTCTCGTAGTTTGTCTGATGATTCATCTGAAAACGCGAATGTGTTAGAGGGTTGGATGACCAAGGGTGTCCATCATGGAGAACTTGTGACGAG gAAATCTGATAGTTTGTATGTAAAAGCTCAATTGAAGTTTAAGGCTCGACAGAGTTGTCGTGGTCAAGTCAGAGCAATTAACTTCGTCATATTTGTTGTTGATGGGATTTCCATTTTAGAAGCAATGGGGAGTAGTGATGGAACTAATAATGGGTACACTCATATGACAGATACGACTTTCAACAACCCATTCTTGTCATTCAAAG ATGACAAGCCTGTTGTAGTAATCACACACGGAGATTTACTCTCACTTTCTGATCGTGCGAAAATAAGAGTTCATTTAGGAGAGTTGTTGGGCGTCTCTCCAACAAAACAAATTTTCGACATCCCAG ATGACAAGGATCCAGCCACCGCCTTGACAATAATCGATATGCTACATTATTGCCTTGACCGTGCCGATAGAAATCTTCCTAGCAATGATCTGTACATGAGCAAG ATGTATAATACGTCTTTGTCAGTTGCACGTCGGGTTCTGTTGGTGGTTCTGGTGATGGCCATTCTACTTCAGGTTCTTGTTTCCATTATAGGTGGTGCTACTAAAACCAAAACGACCACTCCCACTTCGTCGAAGCTTGATGTGGACTGGCATAAAATTCGATATTTATGGCTGGGAGATGACTACTAG
- the LOC140980138 gene encoding uncharacterized protein isoform X1 produces MGGENFLPPFSSTEDESSVGQDFSRVSLKSDCSSGEEGLNADRLNGESGLHFEEFSEVGYRNFSERQRCKAYADVLRSYEDLRSRLERFEEAKLKILSYTPGSWVENAGGMCLKDYSIPKITSLLLIGPKGSGKSSLVNKISGVLENSVFASERAQASCTNNSSRADGTYFLHEYIIPAGFGSFCLYDSRSLSDDSSENANVLEGWMTKGVHHGELVTRKSDSLYVKAQLKFKARQSCRGQVRAINFVIFVVDGISILEAMGSSDGTNNGYTHMTDTTFNNPFLSFKDDKPVVVITHGDLLSLSDRAKIRVHLGELLGVSPTKQIFDIPDDKDPATALTIIDMLHYCLDRADRNLPSNDLYMSKMYNTSLSVARRVLLVVLVMAILLQVLVSIIGGATKTKTTTPTSSKLDVDWHKIRYLWLGDDY; encoded by the exons ATGGGTGGCGAAAATTTTCTACCTCCCTTTTCTTCAACTG AGGACGAGTCATCGGTTGGCCAGGATTTCTCCCGTGTATCCCTTAAATCCGATTGTTCAAG TGGAGAGGAGGGTTTGAATGCTGATCGATTGAATGGGGAGAGCGGGTTGCATTTTGAGGAATTTTCTGAAGTGGGTTATCGGAATTTTTCGGAGAGGCAGAGATGCAAGGCCTACGCAGATGTTTTGAGGAGTTATGAGGATTTACGTAGCCGTTTGGAGAGATTTGAAGAGGCTAAACTCAAAATTTTGAG CTACACCCCAGGTTCGTGGGTTGAAAATGCAGGTGGCATGTGCTTGAAGGATTACAGCATCCCAAAAATCACGTCACTCTTGTTAATAGGACCAAAGGGTTCTGGAAAGAGCAGTCTTGTCAACAAAATTTCTGGTGTTCTTGAGAATAGTGTTTTTGCATCAGAACGCGCACAAGCATCTTGTACGA ATAATTCTTCTAGGGCAGATGGAACCTATTTCCTCCATGAATACATTATCCCGGCTGGTTTTGGTTCGTTTTGCTTGTATGATTCTCGTAGTTTGTCTGATGATTCATCTGAAAACGCGAATGTGTTAGAGGGTTGGATGACCAAGGGTGTCCATCATGGAGAACTTGTGACGAG gAAATCTGATAGTTTGTATGTAAAAGCTCAATTGAAGTTTAAGGCTCGACAGAGTTGTCGTGGTCAAGTCAGAGCAATTAACTTCGTCATATTTGTTGTTGATGGGATTTCCATTTTAGAAGCAATGGGGAGTAGTGATGGAACTAATAATGGGTACACTCATATGACAGATACGACTTTCAACAACCCATTCTTGTCATTCAAAG ATGACAAGCCTGTTGTAGTAATCACACACGGAGATTTACTCTCACTTTCTGATCGTGCGAAAATAAGAGTTCATTTAGGAGAGTTGTTGGGCGTCTCTCCAACAAAACAAATTTTCGACATCCCAG ATGACAAGGATCCAGCCACCGCCTTGACAATAATCGATATGCTACATTATTGCCTTGACCGTGCCGATAGAAATCTTCCTAGCAATGATCTGTACATGAGCAAG ATGTATAATACGTCTTTGTCAGTTGCACGTCGGGTTCTGTTGGTGGTTCTGGTGATGGCCATTCTACTTCAGGTTCTTGTTTCCATTATAGGTGGTGCTACTAAAACCAAAACGACCACTCCCACTTCGTCGAAGCTTGATGTGGACTGGCATAAAATTCGATATTTATGGCTGGGAGATGACTACTAG
- the LOC140980138 gene encoding uncharacterized protein isoform X3, translated as MGGENFLPPFSSTEDESSVGQDFSRVKSDCSSGEEGLNADRLNGESGLHFEEFSEVGYRNFSERQRCKAYADVLRSYEDLRSRLERFEEAKLKILSYTPGSWVENAGGMCLKDYSIPKITSLLLIGPKGSGKSSLVNKISGVLENSVFASERAQASCTNNSSRADGTYFLHEYIIPAGFGSFCLYDSRSLSDDSSENANVLEGWMTKGVHHGELVTRKSDSLYVKAQLKFKARQSCRGQVRAINFVIFVVDGISILEAMGSSDGTNNGYTHMTDTTFNNPFLSFKDDKPVVVITHGDLLSLSDRAKIRVHLGELLGVSPTKQIFDIPDDKDPATALTIIDMLHYCLDRADRNLPSNDLYMSKMYNTSLSVARRVLLVVLVMAILLQVLVSIIGGATKTKTTTPTSSKLDVDWHKIRYLWLGDDY; from the exons ATGGGTGGCGAAAATTTTCTACCTCCCTTTTCTTCAACTG AGGACGAGTCATCGGTTGGCCAGGATTTCTCCCGTG TTAAATCCGATTGTTCAAG TGGAGAGGAGGGTTTGAATGCTGATCGATTGAATGGGGAGAGCGGGTTGCATTTTGAGGAATTTTCTGAAGTGGGTTATCGGAATTTTTCGGAGAGGCAGAGATGCAAGGCCTACGCAGATGTTTTGAGGAGTTATGAGGATTTACGTAGCCGTTTGGAGAGATTTGAAGAGGCTAAACTCAAAATTTTGAG CTACACCCCAGGTTCGTGGGTTGAAAATGCAGGTGGCATGTGCTTGAAGGATTACAGCATCCCAAAAATCACGTCACTCTTGTTAATAGGACCAAAGGGTTCTGGAAAGAGCAGTCTTGTCAACAAAATTTCTGGTGTTCTTGAGAATAGTGTTTTTGCATCAGAACGCGCACAAGCATCTTGTACGA ATAATTCTTCTAGGGCAGATGGAACCTATTTCCTCCATGAATACATTATCCCGGCTGGTTTTGGTTCGTTTTGCTTGTATGATTCTCGTAGTTTGTCTGATGATTCATCTGAAAACGCGAATGTGTTAGAGGGTTGGATGACCAAGGGTGTCCATCATGGAGAACTTGTGACGAG gAAATCTGATAGTTTGTATGTAAAAGCTCAATTGAAGTTTAAGGCTCGACAGAGTTGTCGTGGTCAAGTCAGAGCAATTAACTTCGTCATATTTGTTGTTGATGGGATTTCCATTTTAGAAGCAATGGGGAGTAGTGATGGAACTAATAATGGGTACACTCATATGACAGATACGACTTTCAACAACCCATTCTTGTCATTCAAAG ATGACAAGCCTGTTGTAGTAATCACACACGGAGATTTACTCTCACTTTCTGATCGTGCGAAAATAAGAGTTCATTTAGGAGAGTTGTTGGGCGTCTCTCCAACAAAACAAATTTTCGACATCCCAG ATGACAAGGATCCAGCCACCGCCTTGACAATAATCGATATGCTACATTATTGCCTTGACCGTGCCGATAGAAATCTTCCTAGCAATGATCTGTACATGAGCAAG ATGTATAATACGTCTTTGTCAGTTGCACGTCGGGTTCTGTTGGTGGTTCTGGTGATGGCCATTCTACTTCAGGTTCTTGTTTCCATTATAGGTGGTGCTACTAAAACCAAAACGACCACTCCCACTTCGTCGAAGCTTGATGTGGACTGGCATAAAATTCGATATTTATGGCTGGGAGATGACTACTAG